One segment of bacterium DNA contains the following:
- the ettA gene encoding energy-dependent translational throttle protein EttA gives MSDQKVIFSMIGVGKVLRDTKRQILRDIYLGFYYGAKIGVLGLNGAGKSTLLKIIAGLDTDIVGEIVAQKGLRFGYLPQEPQLTPGQTVREAVIEGAGEAAQMLAEYNAISEAFADPEADYEKLGARQAELQEKIDHLGAWDLDSRIEQAMDALRCPDGDTAVDVLSGGERRRVALCRLLLSGPDVLLLDEPTNHLDAESVGWLEQYLARYAGTVLAVTHDRYFLDNVAGWILELDRGHGIPFEGNYSSWLEQKSARLAAEEKQESKRRKTLERELDWVRQSPKARHDKSKARIARYEEMAAQQTEKVQDELEIFIPVSQRLGGTVIEAKGIGKSYDDRVLFEGLTFSLPPGGIVGVIGANGAGKTTLFRLITGQEKPDAGEIKVGETVKLGYVDQSRPMNPEDSVWKVISGGLDTITVGGRELNSRAWVGRFNFSGQDQQKPVGLLSGGERGRVHLARTLGEGANVLLLDEPTNDLDVNTLRALEEGLLNFPGCAVVISHDRWFLDRIASHILAFEGDSRVVYFEGNYSDYEKNLKERGGDTGPHRLKYRQLTR, from the coding sequence ATGAGCGACCAGAAGGTCATTTTCTCCATGATCGGCGTGGGCAAAGTCCTGCGCGACACCAAGCGGCAGATCCTGCGCGACATCTACCTGGGCTTCTACTACGGGGCCAAGATCGGCGTGCTGGGCTTGAATGGCGCCGGCAAGAGCACGCTGCTCAAGATCATCGCCGGCCTGGACACGGACATCGTGGGGGAGATCGTGGCGCAGAAGGGTCTGCGCTTCGGCTACCTGCCTCAGGAGCCGCAGTTGACGCCCGGCCAGACGGTGCGCGAGGCGGTCATCGAAGGGGCGGGCGAGGCCGCGCAGATGCTGGCGGAGTACAACGCCATCAGCGAGGCCTTCGCCGACCCGGAGGCGGACTACGAGAAGCTGGGCGCCCGCCAGGCGGAGCTGCAGGAGAAGATCGACCATCTGGGCGCCTGGGATCTGGACAGCCGCATCGAGCAGGCGATGGACGCCCTGCGCTGCCCGGACGGCGACACCGCCGTGGACGTGCTCTCCGGTGGCGAGCGGCGCCGCGTGGCGCTCTGCCGCCTGCTCCTCAGCGGCCCCGACGTGCTGCTGCTGGACGAGCCCACCAACCACCTGGACGCCGAGTCCGTGGGCTGGCTGGAGCAGTATCTGGCGCGCTATGCGGGCACGGTGCTGGCCGTCACCCACGACCGCTACTTCCTGGACAACGTGGCGGGCTGGATCCTGGAGCTGGACCGCGGCCACGGCATCCCCTTCGAGGGCAACTACAGCAGTTGGCTGGAGCAGAAGTCGGCGCGCTTGGCCGCCGAGGAGAAGCAGGAATCCAAGCGGCGCAAGACCCTGGAGCGGGAGCTGGATTGGGTGCGCCAGAGCCCCAAGGCCCGCCACGACAAGAGCAAGGCGCGCATCGCCCGCTATGAGGAGATGGCCGCCCAGCAGACGGAGAAGGTGCAGGACGAGCTGGAGATCTTCATTCCCGTCTCCCAGCGCCTGGGCGGGACGGTGATCGAGGCCAAGGGCATCGGCAAGAGTTATGACGACCGCGTCCTCTTCGAGGGCCTGACCTTCTCGCTGCCCCCGGGCGGCATCGTGGGCGTCATCGGCGCCAACGGGGCGGGCAAGACCACCCTTTTCCGCCTCATCACCGGGCAGGAGAAGCCGGACGCCGGCGAGATCAAGGTGGGGGAGACCGTCAAGCTGGGCTACGTGGACCAGAGCCGCCCCATGAACCCGGAGGACAGCGTCTGGAAGGTGATCTCCGGCGGCCTGGACACGATCACGGTGGGTGGACGCGAACTCAACAGCCGCGCCTGGGTGGGGCGCTTCAACTTCAGCGGCCAGGACCAGCAGAAGCCGGTGGGTCTCCTCTCGGGCGGCGAGCGCGGACGCGTCCATCTGGCGCGCACCCTGGGCGAGGGCGCCAACGTCCTCCTGCTCGACGAGCCCACCAACGACCTGGACGTCAACACGCTGCGCGCCCTCGAGGAGGGCCTGCTCAACTTCCCGGGCTGCGCCGTGGTCATCAGCCACGACCGTTGGTTCCTGGACCGCATCGCCAGCCACATCCTGGCCTTCGAGGGCGACAGCCGCGTCGTCTACTTCGAGGGCAACTACAGCGACTACGAGAAAAACCTGAAAGAGCGCGGCGGCGACACGGGGCCGCATCGCCTGAAGTACCGGCAGCTGACGCGCTAA
- a CDS encoding laminin B domain-containing protein: MGQRLLIAAQAATLAVAPLLLAAGAAADLTAPFEVDNEGWTSVSHPFRSHWPNPPMGNLPWDGANGLPPGSVRVGDFFGETGIAAPAAWLGDRSSSYGGHLGYDILLRNTDGVVYPAAILNGGTMSVYFDAPTPPLNQWTAMTIPLTEAGWRVSSNGAAATAEQFLFVLEHLAGIYLYTEWHTGADDTNVDNVLFSAPPALPPPVIQIERIESGLLRLFWNPVTDPPAAFYEVQRGGLGLDPGWQPVAQTADTSWTEAQPPEALGAALYRVLSLDAE; encoded by the coding sequence ATGGGACAGAGGCTTTTGATTGCCGCGCAGGCGGCCACCCTGGCCGTGGCGCCGCTGCTGCTGGCGGCGGGCGCGGCCGCGGACCTGACCGCGCCTTTTGAGGTGGACAACGAGGGCTGGACCTCGGTCAGCCATCCCTTTCGCTCCCACTGGCCGAACCCGCCCATGGGCAACCTGCCCTGGGACGGCGCCAACGGCCTGCCGCCCGGCAGCGTGCGCGTGGGGGACTTCTTCGGCGAGACGGGCATCGCGGCGCCGGCGGCCTGGCTGGGGGACCGCTCGTCATCCTATGGCGGCCATCTGGGCTACGACATCCTCCTGCGCAACACGGACGGCGTCGTCTACCCGGCGGCCATCCTCAACGGCGGGACGATGTCCGTCTACTTCGACGCCCCGACACCCCCGCTCAACCAATGGACCGCCATGACGATCCCGCTGACGGAGGCGGGCTGGCGGGTCTCAAGCAACGGCGCCGCCGCCACCGCCGAGCAGTTCCTCTTCGTGCTGGAGCATCTCGCCGGCATCTACCTCTACACGGAGTGGCACACGGGGGCGGACGACACCAACGTGGACAACGTCCTCTTCTCGGCCCCGCCGGCGCTCCCGCCGCCCGTGATCCAGATCGAGCGCATCGAGTCCGGCCTGCTGCGACTCTTCTGGAACCCCGTGACGGATCCGCCGGCGGCCTTCTACGAGGTGCAGCGGGGCGGCCTGGGGCTTGATCCGGGCTGGCAGCCAGTGGCGCAGACCGCGGACACCAGCTGGACGGAAGCGCAGCCGCCGGAGGCGCTCGGCGCCGCCCTTTACCGGGTTCTCAGCCTGGACGCCGAGTAG
- a CDS encoding CPXCG motif-containing cysteine-rich protein — MRELQSHWLSCPCCGEEIELLVDGSVQRQQYVEDCSVCCRPLIVSVTVADGEILHIDARREDE, encoded by the coding sequence ATGCGTGAGCTGCAATCCCATTGGTTGTCCTGCCCCTGTTGCGGCGAGGAGATCGAGCTGCTGGTGGACGGCAGCGTCCAGCGCCAGCAGTACGTCGAGGATTGCAGCGTCTGCTGCCGTCCGTTGATCGTCTCGGTCACCGTGGCCGACGGGGAGATCCTCCACATCGACGCGCGGCGCGAGGACGAGTGA
- a CDS encoding PNGase F N-terminal domain-containing protein: MTGAPSSSRPVRVLIFLLSPLLLLGAEASPAARRDAPTAATITFQISYHGQPAPEEGLVLLECRGDQARLRTVPPGEPLAGAPREWGHADFKGRRTLQLAEVREGRRIGVAADFAGLPDLEETEERAEILGFPCRKATTVLRSNRLEIWYTRDTPLRGGPYLSLLVPDGLVLRVVRNGEHEITATELRPGASTEDLWPRDEGEALDLATYRARVAAGWVTTLSVFQGERINFEPAALDTAAMAAALRAGQGADSTAVLRFAAGTLILRRLTLPRLDDALLFAELTTRSRGDAYDRTGSLFLIPTDRPRSFLDALAEGVDVLPAFTGRDGRRYQGITATADYTPPLELVRFITPFGVGHFNDQVRVEGVAWADSAVYKMDLGGLAPLLRGPVWIGAFIGNYDAGGHELSLRLSWHPGSRVAEADRPDRSWILPLFNTVNVLEMAGQEYGRLFGQDTLSVEFDLPEGVRDLRLRYLGTGHGGWGGGDEFNPKLNTILVDGRPVAALIPWRSDCATYRSLNPASGNFWNGVSSSDLSRSGWCPGAAAEPVTIPLPGLAPGRHRLQVAIPQGAPEGGGFSAWNVSGVLLAERE; encoded by the coding sequence ATGACCGGCGCGCCCTCCTCGTCACGCCCCGTGCGTGTCCTCATCTTCCTGCTGTCGCCCCTGCTCCTCCTTGGCGCGGAGGCGTCGCCGGCCGCACGGCGGGATGCCCCGACCGCCGCCACGATCACCTTTCAGATCTCCTATCACGGCCAGCCGGCGCCGGAGGAGGGCCTTGTCCTCCTGGAGTGCCGCGGGGACCAGGCCCGCCTGCGGACCGTGCCGCCCGGCGAGCCCCTCGCCGGGGCGCCGCGGGAATGGGGCCACGCCGACTTCAAGGGGCGTCGCACCCTGCAATTGGCCGAAGTGCGGGAGGGCCGCCGGATCGGGGTCGCGGCGGACTTCGCCGGCCTGCCGGACCTGGAGGAGACGGAGGAGCGCGCCGAGATCCTGGGCTTCCCCTGTCGCAAGGCGACCACCGTGCTGCGCTCCAACCGCCTGGAAATCTGGTACACGCGGGACACGCCGCTGCGGGGCGGGCCCTATCTCAGCCTGCTGGTGCCGGACGGCCTGGTGCTGAGGGTGGTGCGCAACGGCGAACACGAGATCACGGCCACCGAGCTGCGGCCCGGGGCGTCCACGGAGGACCTGTGGCCGCGGGACGAGGGCGAGGCCCTCGATCTTGCGACCTATCGCGCCCGGGTGGCCGCCGGCTGGGTGACGACGCTTTCCGTCTTCCAGGGGGAGCGGATCAACTTCGAGCCCGCCGCGCTGGACACGGCGGCCATGGCCGCCGCCCTGCGCGCCGGCCAGGGGGCGGACTCCACCGCCGTGCTGCGCTTCGCCGCCGGCACCCTCATCCTCCGCCGCCTCACCCTGCCGCGTTTGGACGATGCCCTCCTCTTCGCCGAGCTGACCACCCGCAGCCGCGGCGACGCCTACGACCGCACGGGCTCCCTCTTCCTGATTCCCACGGACAGGCCGCGCAGCTTCCTGGATGCCCTGGCCGAGGGCGTGGATGTCCTGCCGGCCTTCACCGGGCGGGACGGCCGCCGCTACCAGGGCATCACGGCCACGGCGGACTACACGCCGCCGCTGGAGCTGGTGCGCTTCATCACGCCCTTCGGGGTGGGGCATTTCAACGATCAAGTGCGGGTGGAGGGCGTCGCCTGGGCGGACTCGGCCGTCTACAAGATGGACCTCGGCGGGCTGGCGCCCCTGCTGCGCGGGCCGGTCTGGATCGGCGCCTTCATCGGCAACTACGACGCCGGCGGGCACGAGCTGAGCCTGCGCCTCAGCTGGCATCCGGGCAGCCGGGTGGCGGAGGCCGACCGCCCCGACCGCAGCTGGATCCTGCCCCTTTTCAACACGGTCAACGTGCTGGAGATGGCCGGCCAGGAGTACGGCCGCCTTTTCGGACAGGACACCCTCAGCGTGGAGTTCGATCTGCCGGAGGGGGTCCGCGACTTGCGCCTGCGCTACCTGGGCACGGGCCACGGCGGCTGGGGCGGCGGCGACGAGTTCAACCCGAAACTCAACACCATCCTGGTGGACGGCCGTCCCGTGGCCGCCCTCATCCCCTGGCGCAGCGATTGCGCCACCTACCGCTCGCTCAACCCCGCCTCGGGCAACTTCTGGAACGGCGTCTCCTCCTCCGACCTCAGCCGCTCGGGCTGGTGTCCCGGCGCGGCGGCAGAGCCAGTGACGATCCCCCTGCCCGGCCTTGCCCCCGGCCGCCATCGCCTGCAGGTGGCCATTCCCCAGGGCGCCCCCGAGGGCGGCGGCTTCAGCGCCTGGAACGTCTCCGGCGTGCTGCTGGCTGAGCGGGAATAG